The following coding sequences lie in one Spinacia oleracea cultivar Varoflay chromosome 1, BTI_SOV_V1, whole genome shotgun sequence genomic window:
- the LOC130472419 gene encoding ATP-dependent DNA helicase Q-like SIM produces the protein MEALGAWFSQQDCLVLAATWSGKSLCFQLPALLTRKVVVVISPLISLMHDQCLKLSKHGISACFLGSGQPDNTVEKKAMNGMYSVVYVCLETLLSFHCLMRCIMHTNKSTSEACGEPWNSFICHR, from the exons ATGGAAGCTCTTGGTGCTTGGTTTTCTCAGCAAGACTGTCTTGTTCTTGCAGCAACATGGTCTG GGAAATCTCTGTGCTTTCAGCTACCTGCGCTTTTGACAAGGAAGGTCGTGGTCGTGATTTCTCCATTGATAAGCTTGATGCATGACCAGTGCTTAAAGCTATCAAAACATGGCATCTCTGCATGTTTCCTTGGATCAGGACAACCAGATAACACCGTTGAGAAGAAAGCAATGAACGGCATGTATTCCGTTGTATACGTTTGCCTCGAAACACTGCTTAG CTTTCACTGTCTGATGAGGTGTATAATGCATACTAATAAGTCCACTTCAGAGGCTTGCGGAGAACCGTGGAATAGCTTTATTTGCCATCGATGA